A stretch of the Lactuca sativa cultivar Salinas chromosome 9, Lsat_Salinas_v11, whole genome shotgun sequence genome encodes the following:
- the LOC111901738 gene encoding F-box protein At5g07610-like: MVNTRAKIKKIQNTINLWFSEAAMAETNHLSTESGALIGSNDDLLIEILLRLPVASVLRFKSVSKHWRSLLSNRRFTLLYKNASSSPGLYARNLYIPFDDEIISTPPFRNLDFYPDPRGIRIVQSCNGLLLCRSYDGDERMHKYYVFNPTTKQFAVLPSVLGGMAVRKTIVFMALAFHQTDCVHYKVVCFYLPNLDDVFKIQIYSSDTGKWKISDESLSLPHPYFVPFHYIVYWNQAIHWVPFGDNRLYFKVDTEEFKSLPLPVSVASSEGYEDWDMTLYFGESRGHLHLVERADRSESHLHLNVYEMLNDHSGWFLKYRIELDELLDAYPEMREGFPYMSSPIYYEFEVFDVVRGEEDDETFMVIRVPGKVIRYNVVDKSFKQISDQIYLYGRTGHMHVHRYIESLVSF, translated from the coding sequence ATGGTGAACACGAGAGCCAAAATCAAGAAAATCCAGAACACCATAAACCTCTGGTTCTCGGAGGCTGCCATGGCGGAGACCAATCATCTGTCAACAGAGTCTGGAGCTCTGATCGGTTCCAATGACGATCTTTTAATCGAAATCCTTCTCCGATTGCCTGTAGCCTCTGTTCTTCGATTCAAATCTGTATCCAAACACTGGCGTTCCCTTTTGAGTAACCGGCGATTTACCCTACTGTATAAAAATGCTTCATCCTCTCCTGGCCTTTATGCTCGTAATTTGTATATTCCATTTGACGACGAGATCATAAGCACTCCTCCTTTTCGTAATCTCGACTTCTATCCTGATCCTCGTGGTATTAGAATCGTGCAATCTTGTAACGGATTACTGCTTTGTCGCAGCTATGATGGGGACGAACGAATGCATAAATATTACGTATTTAATCCCACTACCAAGCAATTTGCAGTCCTCCCATCAGTTCTAGGAGGGATGGCTGTTCGTAAAACCATCGTTTTTATGGCtttggcatttcatcaaacagattGTGTTCATTACAAGGTTGTTTGCTTTTACCTTCCTAACCTGGACGATGTGTTTAAGATTCAAATCTACTCCTCCGATACAGGGAAATGGAAGATTTCAGATGAATCTCTTTCTTTACCTCATCCTTATTTTGTACCCTTTCACTACATAGTTTATTGGAATCAAGCTATACACTGGGTTCCCTTTGGTGACAATCGATTGTACTTTAAGGTCGACACGGAAGAATTTAAATCGCTTCCCTTGCCTGTGTCGGTGGCGTCTTCCGAAGGTTATGAAGACTGGGATATGACACTTTACTTTGGGGAGTCGCGAGGCCATCTGCATTTGGTGGAGAGGGCCGATCGCAGTGAGAGCCATTTACACCTGAATGTGTACGAGATGTTGAACGATCATTCGGGGTGGTTTCTCAAGTATCGAATCGAGCTTGATGAGCTTCTGGATGCTTATCCGGAGATGAGGGAAGGCTTTCCATATATGTCGAGCCCAATTTATTACGAATTTGAAGTGTTTGATGTGGTTCGGGGTGAAGAAGACGATGAAACATTTATGGTGATCAGAGTTCCAGGGAAGGTCATAAGGTATAATGTTGTGGACAAGAGTTTCAAGCAGATTTCTGACCAGATCTATTTATATGGACGAACCGGGCACATGCATGTTCATCGTTATATTGAATCTTTGGTGTCGTTCTAA
- the LOC111901789 gene encoding F-box protein At5g07610-like produces the protein MAIFFYFYSSAFMTIFHHKKEHLKYPLLQSFQFTQKTMNTIAKIKKTQNTIHADSNHVSTESAALIGSNDDLLIEILLRLPVTSVLRFKSVSKHWCSLLSHRHFTLLYKNASSSPGLFAHNLYIPFDNENKKIPPFRDLDFYPDPHGIQIVQSCNGLLLCCSNEGNERVRKYYVFNPTTKQFAVIPTVLGGMAVHKAIFFMALAFHQTDCVHYKVVCFYLSKPDDLLKIQIYSSDTRKWKISDESLCFPDPFLAAFHYIVYWNQAIHWAPYWENQTYFKIDTEELQSLPMPVVVASSESYEKWDVPLYFGESRGHLHMVKKQRVDHGESHIKLNVFEMLNDHSGWFLKYQVDLGEIRDAYPERRGYCKWIPFYYDFEVFDVVRGEHEEEEEETFMVIRVPGKVIRYNVVDKSFKQIYDQIYLYGRHGHMHVHRYIQSLVSF, from the exons ATGGCAATCTTCTTTTATTTTTACTCATCAGCTTTCATGACAATCTTTCACCATAAAAAAGAACACCTTAAATATCCTCTTCTTCAAAGCTTTCAATTCACTCAAAAAACGATGAACACCATAGCCAAAATCAAGAAAACGCAGAACACCATACATGCGGACTCCAATCATGTATCCACAGAATCTGCAGCTCTGATTGGTTCCAACGACGATCTTTTAATTGAAATCCTTCTTCGTTTGCCTGTTACCTCTGTTCTTCGATTCAAATCTGTATCCAAACACTGGTGCTCCCTTTTGAGTCACCGCCATTTTACCCTCCTGTATAAAAATGCTTCGTCCTCTCCTGGCCTTTTTGCTCACAATCTGTATATTCCATTTGATAATGAGAACAAAAAAATTCCTCCTTTTCGTGATCTTGACTTCTATCCTGATCCTCATGGTATTCAAATCGTGCAATCTTGTAACGGATTGCTGCTTTGTTGTAGCAATGAAGGGAATGAACGTGTGCGTAAATATTACGTATTTAATCCCACCACCAAGCAATTTGCAGTCATCCCAACAGTTCTTGGAGGCATGGCTGTTCATAAAGCCATCTTTTTTATGGCtctggcatttcatcaaacagattGTGTTCACTACAAGGTTGTTTGCTTTTACCTCTCTAAGCCTGATGATCTTCTTAAGATTCAAATCTACT cctCCGATACAAGGAAATGGAAGATTTCCGATGAATCTCTCTGTTTTCCTGATCCTTTTTTGGCAGCCTTCCACTACATAGTTTATTGGAATCAAGCGATCCATTGGGCTCCCTACTGGGAAAATCAAACGTACTTTAAGATCGACACAGAAGAGTTGCAGTCGCTGCCCATGCCGGTGGTGGTGGCGTCTTCCGAAAGTTATGAAAAGTGGGACGTGCCCCTTTACTTTGGGGAGTCACGAGGCCATTTGCATATGGTGAAGAAACAGAGGGTCGATCATGGTGAGAGTCATATAAAGCTGAACGTGTTTGAGATGTTGAACGATCATTCTGGGTGGTTTCTCAAGTACCAAGTGGACCTTGGCGAGATTCGTGATGCTTACCCAGAGAGGAGGGGTTACTGTAAGTGGATCCCATTTTATTACGATTTTGAAGTGTTTGATGTGGTTAGGGGTGaacatgaagaagaagaagaagaaacattTATGGTGATCAGAGTTCCAGGGAAGGTCATAAGGTATAATGTTGTGGACAAGAGTTTCAAGCAGATATATGACCAGATCTATTTATATGGACGACATGGACACATGCATGTTCATCGTTATATTCAATCTTTGGTGTCTTTCTAA